The genome window AGGGTCCGGACGTTGACTTCACCGCGCCGGACGGCGTGCGTCACGCGGCGTGGAGGATTTCCGACTCGCGGGTAATTGCGGGAATTGAAGAGGCATTTTCGAAAATCCCGGCGCTTTACATCGCTGACGGACATCATCGCAGCGCGGCGGCAGCGCGCGTTTTCCAGTCGCGCAAAGGCGCGGGCCACAGCGCGTGGTTCCTCGCGGTGATTTTCCAGCACCATCAGATGCAGATCCTGCCCTACAATCGCGTGTTGAAAGATTTGAACGGCCTGACTTCCGCGCAGCTTCTCGAAAAACTCGACGGCGTGTTTGTCATCAAATCCGACGGTGCGGCCAGTCCGACACGCAAGCACGAGCTTGGTTTGTTCATCAACGGGAAATGGCACACGTTAATTTTCCGTCCGAAGTTCGCCGCCACGGCCGACCCGATTGAGAAGCTCGACGTGACGCTGCTCCAGAAATACGTGCTCGACCCCGTCTTCGGCATTGACGATCCGCGCACGAGCAAACGAATCAACTTCGTCGGTGGCATCCGCGGCACAACCGAATTGGAGAAGCTGGTCAACAACGGCGAATACGCCTGCGCCTTCTCGATGTTCCCGACCGGCATCGAAGACCTGATGACCATCGCCGACGCCGGCGGGATCATGCCGCCCAAGAGCACATGGTTCGAGCCGAAGCTGCGTGACGGAATGTTCTGTCACATGATCGCCTGACACCACGAACCGTGATCGATCCGGCCGCCGCCGTCTGTGCCTCTCGTTTCGCATTTTATGTTTTTCGCCTCTGTGATTTAATTGTGCCGTGGCCACGACCCGCCTCCAACGCAGCCTGCGCGTGACTTTCCTGGGCATGGTCGCCAACACACTGCTCGCCGCTGTGAAAATGGCTACAGGCGTCATCGGACATTCTCATGCCCTGGTCGCCGACGGCGTTGAGTCGCTGGCCGACCTGTTCAGTTCGA of Candidatus Angelobacter sp. contains these proteins:
- a CDS encoding DUF1015 family protein, yielding MATIKPFAALRPKPELAEKICELPYDVMSSEEARRIAADNPLSFLHVSKPEIDLPPGTDLYAAKVYAKGKENFAKLISQGALGQDSWPCFYLYRQVMGGHSQTGLVAVASCEEYLDGIIKKHELTRPDKEDDRVRHVEALNAQTGPVFLTCRAAAELDELAANKTKEGPDVDFTAPDGVRHAAWRISDSRVIAGIEEAFSKIPALYIADGHHRSAAAARVFQSRKGAGHSAWFLAVIFQHHQMQILPYNRVLKDLNGLTSAQLLEKLDGVFVIKSDGAASPTRKHELGLFINGKWHTLIFRPKFAATADPIEKLDVTLLQKYVLDPVFGIDDPRTSKRINFVGGIRGTTELEKLVNNGEYACAFSMFPTGIEDLMTIADAGGIMPPKSTWFEPKLRDGMFCHMIA